DNA from Danio aesculapii chromosome 10, fDanAes4.1, whole genome shotgun sequence:
GGTGCTTCCTTGCAAAGTGTAAGGAGCAGAGGAACCTGTCTGAGAGTCATAGACCGCAGTAATCTTCTTTGAACTCGGCACAGCTGACTGACTAGTAACAACTTGGGGCAGGGATACAGATACGTATGGGGTTGAAGGTACTGAAACAACCTGGCTTGTTGAATCTTGACCTTGGAGTAGTCCTTGCAGAGTGAAGGGAGCAGAAAAACCAGTCTGAGTGCCATAGACAGAGGTAACCTGCTTTGAACTTGGCACAGCTGACTGACTAGTAACAACTTGGGGCAATGATACAGATACGTATGGGGTTGAAGATCCCGAAACAACCTGGCTTGTTGAATCTTGACCCTGCAGTAGTTCTTGCAAAGTGAAAGGGGCAGAGGATCCTGTCTGGGTGGTATAAACAGAGGTGACCTGCTTTGAACTTGGCACAGGGGTCAACTGACTAGTAACAACTTGGGGCAATGTTACAGATACGAATGGGGTTGAAGATCCCGAAACAACCTGGCTTGTTGAATCTTGACCCTGCAGTAGTTCTTGCAAAGTGAAAGGGGCAGAGGATCCTGTCTGGGTGGTGTAAACAGAGGTGACCTTCTTTGAACTTGGCACAGGGGTCAACTGACTAGTAACAACTTGGGGCAATGATACAGATACGTATGGGGTTGAAGGTACTGAAACAACCTGGCTTGTTGAATCTTGACCCTGGAGTAGTCCTTGCAGAGTGAAAGGGGCAGATGATCCTGTCTGGGTGGTATAAAAAGAGGTGACCTGCTTTGAACTTGGCACAGGGGTCAATTGACTAGTAACAACTTGGGGCAAAGATACAGATACGTATGGGGTTGAAGGTACTGAAACCACATGGCTTGTTGAATCTTGACCCTGGAGCAGTCCTTGCAGAGTGAAAGGGGTAGAGGATCCTGTCTGGGTGGTATAAAAAGAGGTGACCTGCTTTGAACTTGGCACAGGGGTCAGCTGACTAGTAACACTTTGGGGCAATGATACAGCTACATATGGGGTTGAAGGTACCGAAACAACCTGGCTTGTTGAATCTTGACCCTGCAGTAGTTCTTGCAAAATGAAAGGAGCAGAGGATCCCGTCGGGGTGCCATAGACGGAGGTAAACTGCTTTGTGCTTGGTCCAGTCATCAACCGACTAGTAACATATTTGGGCGATGATATGGTTGCATATGGGGATGAAGACCCTGGAACAAACTGGCTTGTACCTTGAGCCTGGGTAATTACGCCATAGGTGGCACCTTGAGAAACTGAACTAGACAGACTCGGGGAGCTCTGGTCATTAGTGGACTGGCTAGAAACTCCAGTCTTGGAAGGGAAGCTGCCACTTACTCCTTGTGCAAAAACAATTGGTCCAGAACCACTTGTGGTGGATCCAGATAAACCCTGAAGTGACACTAAACCACCAATACCAGATTGATCCACAGGCAGAGAAGCTGAAGAGGGGGTATTTGGAGGTAGAGCTTGGGGCATTGAGTCAAAACTGCTGGAAACATCACCTTTAACAACCTGAAGTAGATTAAACTTGGGTGTGTTTTTTGGCAAACTAGAGACCACTTCTTCAAGCAAAACCCCAGTCACAGGGGCTTCTGGCACAGAAGACTGGACTGCAAGAGGCAAGAAAGCATTGTCAGATGGCTGACCCCACCATTGGCCAGCATTTCGATAAGTTGAATcttgaagaggaaaaaaaaaaaaaaaaagttaaagttaaCATTTTAGTTTGTGAAATATCACTTCGTGTCTTCAAATGTCTTGAAAATCCACAAACTAAAAGCTCCTAAAAGATTAGTGCACTTGTGATAGACGAGAAAACATACAATCATTAACTACTTACATGCATAACCAGGAGCATTCTTCCAAAATAGCAGGAAGACTACTAACAAGGGTAACCTACAAGTAGAAAGAGATAGCATCATTACATTTATCATTTTCAAGAACTCAATATTtgcagaacaaaacacaaacagtgCAACTGGATAAATACCTTTTCCACCCTTGATCCATGGCTAATTAAACTAAACAACAAAACCTAACACTGACTGCTTATGGTTACAAATCCCCATAAACGACCCACAAATGCAAGCATCCAAACTATTGGAGGTAAGTGTATTTTATAGACCTTCTGCCATTCGATGAAATTACCAATTACATTAACACTGTTCAGCTGTGAAAATCACTGGCTGTTAAAagataattaaatgttttgtgaAGGCTCTGACCCCCTCTGCTGTTTAAACATTGTAAAGCAGCTAATCCCAGCCTTTCactgtttattgtgtacaattaATGagttaataagtaaattaattatttatatatatatatatatatatatatatat
Protein-coding regions in this window:
- the LOC130236742 gene encoding mucin-4-like, yielding MDQGWKRLPLLVVFLLFWKNAPGYAYSTYRNAGQWWGQPSDNAFLPLAVQSSVPEAPVTGVLLEEVVSSLPKNTPKFNLLQVVKGDVSSSFDSMPQALPPNTPSSASLPVDQSGIGGLVSLQGLSGSTTSGSGPIVFAQGVSGSFPSKTGVSSQSTNDQSSPSLSSSVSQGATYGVITQAQGTSQFVPGSSSPYATISSPKYVTSRLMTGPSTKQFTSVYGTPTGSSAPFILQELLQGQDSTSQVVSVPSTPYVAVSLPQSVTSQLTPVPSSKQVTSFYTTQTGSSTPFTLQGLLQGQDSTSHVVSVPSTPYVSVSLPQVVTSQLTPVPSSKQVTSFYTTQTGSSAPFTLQGLLQGQDSTSQVVSVPSTPYVSVSLPQVVTSQLTPVPSSKKVTSVYTTQTGSSAPFTLQELLQGQDSTSQVVSGSSTPFVSVTLPQVVTSQLTPVPSSKQVTSVYTTQTGSSAPFTLQELLQGQDSTSQVVSGSSTPYVSVSLPQVVTSQSAVPSSKQVTSVYGTQTGFSAPFTLQGLLQGQDSTSQVVSVPSTPYVSVSLPQVVTSQSAVPSSKKITAVYDSQTGSSAPYTLQGSTTYGGLIQAQNAKDSSSMGSSSSVLQTSTGDLSHPSSSFSTLRRYYSVKG